A region of Vitis vinifera cultivar Pinot Noir 40024 chromosome 15, ASM3070453v1 DNA encodes the following proteins:
- the LOC109121994 gene encoding uncharacterized protein LOC109121994 produces the protein MADDDEQPPLPPPKREMNSPFFLGTGDRPGDFITPTRLHGDNYNDWASDIQLALEARRKFEFLEGTITGPQPPYTQSDWNTVNAMLGSWITNTIDPEVKSTLSKFRDAKRLWEHLKQRYAMVNGPRIQQLKTSIAKCEQPKSMSVTTYYGKLNVLWEELFKNEPLISCTCCSSCTAASLHQARREQGKLHDFLMGLNTDLYAQLRTNILSQDPLPSLDRAYQLVIQDERVRLAKAVTEDKPAEVLGFVVRTGAGRGRGKTERPVCSHCKKTGHETSTCWSLVACPHCHKHGHDKNNCYEIVGYPEGWLDQNKADGGAGRSRQQAGRGRGSARSNTASSTIGASSTKSSTDQLFTLEQWKALTGLIGNAQVPDDRLNGKFDTKLWIIDTGATHHVTGDLFWLFDTIALFECPVGLPNGESIVATQSGSVRLSNNITLKNVLYVPKLNCNLLSDHTRELIGTGVRRDGLYYFGGAEGDSVEHVSVHNAASTLELWHKRMGHPSEKVVKLLPPDVFPFGNPGVVNIILDNIVPTVNVEIDSDFANFVDDDVDLPNPQAQTQNPNLIQPEPQAHQDLSPEPEVVPTVGLDSLGLDNTSNGQSAPMGKGMRDKFPSVL, from the exons ATGGCCGACGACGATGAACAACCACCATTGCCGCCACCTAAAAGGGAGATGAATTCACCTTTTTTTCTCGGCACAGGAGACCGACCAGGCGACTTCATCACTCCCACTCGCTTACACGGCGACAATTACAATGATTGGGCTTCCGATATTCAGTTGGCATTGGAGGCACGCCGCAAGTTTGAATTTTTGGAAGGCACTATCACCGGACCACAACCTCCATATACCCAATCTGATTGGAACACCGTGAATGCAATGTTGGGTTCTTGGATTACAAACACAATCGATCCCGAGGTAAAGAGTACCCTATCTAAATTTCGTGATGCAAAACGCTTATGGGAGCATCTTAAGCAACGATATGCTATGGTTAATGGCCCAAGAATTCAACAGTTAAAGACTTCAATTGCTAAGTGTGAGCAACCGAAATCTATGTCTGTTACAACTTACTATGGCAAATTGAATGTATTATGGGAGGAATTATTTAAGAATGAACCGCTAATTTCTTGCACTTGTTGTTCGTCTTGTACTGCCGCATCATTGCACCAAGCAAGACGTGAACAAGGAAAATTACATGACTTCTTGATGGGACTCAACACTGATCTGTACGCTCAATTACGAACCAATATCCTTTCTCAAGATCCCTTGCCTTCGCTTGATCGAGCGTACCAACTGGTGATACAAGATGAGCGTGTGCGGCTCGCCAAGGCAGTCACAGAAGACAAGCCAGCAGAGGTCCTTGGCTTTGTTGTCCGTACAGGTGCTGGAAGAGGACGAGGAAAAACGGAGAGGCCTGTGTGTAGCCACTGCAAGAAGACGGGGCATGAGACTTCAACTTGCTGGTCCCTCGTTGCTTGTCCTCACTGTCACAAACATGGCCATGacaaaaataattgttatgAAATAGTGGGTTATCCTGAGGGGTGGTTGGATCAAAACAAGGCTGATGGGGGTGCTGGACGTAGTCGTCAGCAGGCTGGTCGTGGGCGTGGTTCAGCTCGTTCTAACACAGCAAGTAGCACAATTGGAGCATCCTCTACTAAAAGTTCTACCGATCAACTCTTCACACTCGAACAATGGAAAGCTCTTACGGGCTTAATTGGTAATGCTCAAGTTCCGGATGACAGGTTGAATGGTAAGTTTGACACGAAGTTATGGATCATTGACACCGGGGCAACTCATCACGTGACTGGTGATTTATTTTGGTTATTTGATACTATAGCGTTGTTTGAGTGTCCGGTTGGCCTTCCTAATGGTGAATCTATTGTTGCGACCCAATCCGGTTCCGTTCGTTTGTCGAATAACATCACTCTTAAAAACGTTCTTTATGTGCCGAAACTCAATTGCAATTTACTTTCG GACCACACCAGGGAGCTGATTGGAACGGGAGTTAGGCGAGATGGACTTTACTACTTCGGTGGAGCTGAAGGTGATTCGGTAGAACATGTTTCTGTCCACAATGCAGCCTCCACTTTGGAGTTGTGGCACAAAAGGATGGGACATCCTTCAGAGAAAGTAGTGAAGTTACTTCCTCCA GATGTTTTTCCGTTTGGTAACCCGGGTGTTGTGAATATTATTCTGGACAACATTGTGCCTACGGTAAATGTTGAAATTGATAGTGATTTTGCTAATTTTGTCGATGATGATGTTGATTTGCCTAACCCACAAGCCCAAACACAAAATCCCAACCTCATCCAACCTGAACCCCAAGCCCACCAAGATCTTTCACCTGAGCCGGAAGTTGTTCCCACTGTTGGGCTTGATTCACTTGGGCTTGACAATACAAGCAATGGGCAGTCTGCTCCTATGGGAAAGGGAATGAGGGATAAATTTCCTTCGGTTCTATGA